In Paraburkholderia phenazinium, the following are encoded in one genomic region:
- a CDS encoding SH3 domain-containing protein yields the protein MRKRMISGLLAGAAGLLTLPGAAFAQTQAYTNSPVNLYAGPADDYPAVSQLPGGVPVTVMGCVSGYTWCDVALPDLRGWVYAGNLSYPYQGNNVPILNYGTVIGLPVVTFSIGAYWGSYYRGRPWYNNQEHWAHHPPPPPGRGGPPPGHGGPPPEHGGPPPGHGGPPPGVGGPPPGGGRPPEERAAQPPGRGGPPVQHGGPAPQEHGGPPQQHGGPAPQEHGAPPQQHGGPAPQERGAPQQQHGGAPQEHGGGGGGHDNHDQHNN from the coding sequence ATGCGAAAACGCATGATAAGTGGATTGCTTGCCGGCGCTGCCGGTCTGTTGACGTTACCAGGCGCGGCGTTCGCGCAGACTCAGGCGTACACCAATAGTCCGGTGAATCTGTACGCGGGCCCGGCGGACGATTATCCCGCTGTGTCCCAGTTGCCGGGCGGTGTGCCGGTTACCGTGATGGGCTGTGTCAGCGGTTACACGTGGTGCGATGTGGCGTTGCCGGATTTGCGTGGCTGGGTCTACGCGGGCAATCTCAGCTACCCGTATCAGGGCAATAACGTGCCGATCCTGAACTACGGTACGGTGATCGGACTGCCTGTCGTCACGTTTTCAATCGGCGCGTATTGGGGCAGCTATTACCGCGGACGGCCCTGGTATAACAACCAGGAACACTGGGCGCATCATCCACCGCCGCCGCCTGGACGCGGTGGTCCGCCTCCGGGGCATGGTGGCCCTCCGCCGGAACATGGCGGTCCCCCGCCGGGACATGGTGGTCCGCCTCCAGGCGTGGGTGGTCCTCCGCCAGGAGGAGGCCGTCCGCCTGAGGAGCGTGCTGCTCAGCCTCCGGGACGGGGTGGTCCGCCGGTGCAGCATGGTGGCCCAGCACCGCAAGAGCATGGTGGTCCGCCGCAGCAGCATGGGGGACCGGCGCCTCAAGAGCATGGCGCGCCTCCGCAGCAGCATGGCGGCCCAGCGCCTCAAGAGCGTGGCGCGCCCCAGCAACAGCATGGAGGCGCTCCGCAAGAACATGGCGGAGGAGGTGGCGGCCACGATAATCATGACCAGCACAACAATTAG
- a CDS encoding type II toxin-antitoxin system HicB family antitoxin: MEFPIAVHKDDGSVYGVTVPDIPGVHSWGDTIDDAIRNAKDAIVGHVSTLVELGEEVGFTCSTVEELAAKPEFAGAVWALVNVDLTKLDSKPERINVSLPRFVLHKIDAYVEARHETRSGFLARVALEALAHN; the protein is encoded by the coding sequence ATGGAATTTCCCATCGCAGTTCATAAGGACGATGGGAGCGTCTACGGAGTGACTGTTCCGGATATTCCGGGCGTCCACTCCTGGGGCGACACCATCGATGATGCGATCAGGAACGCGAAGGACGCGATTGTTGGTCACGTCTCAACCTTGGTTGAACTTGGAGAAGAGGTCGGCTTCACCTGTTCTACTGTGGAAGAGTTGGCAGCAAAACCGGAGTTTGCAGGTGCGGTGTGGGCGCTCGTTAATGTTGATCTGACTAAGCTTGATTCTAAGCCGGAACGGATCAACGTGAGCCTTCCACGATTTGTGTTACATAAGATCGATGCTTACGTCGAGGCACGTCATGAAACCAGGAGTGGTTTTCTTGCACGAGTAGCCTTAGAAGCGTTAGCACACAACTGA